The Halobacterium litoreum genome includes a region encoding these proteins:
- a CDS encoding GNAT family N-acetyltransferase, with amino-acid sequence MPGTVFRRGDRVTLCTVEHEDAEFVQRGHNHPDVGVSLGLSQPENESEAESHVAQYEDDPLNVSLLVCVDGEGDGPTPVGKVSLMDLHHTRPEISYWVLPEYHGNGYGTEAVELLVDYAFSAHEIRGLQAQAFAPNEGSVGVLENLGFTHEGTLRDARFRDGEYVDVVWYGLLREEWEDN; translated from the coding sequence ATGCCCGGAACAGTCTTCCGTCGTGGCGACCGTGTCACCCTCTGCACGGTCGAACACGAGGACGCCGAGTTCGTCCAACGGGGGCACAACCACCCCGACGTGGGCGTGTCGCTCGGACTGAGCCAACCCGAGAACGAGTCAGAGGCCGAATCCCACGTCGCGCAGTACGAGGACGACCCTCTGAACGTCAGCCTGCTCGTCTGCGTCGACGGCGAGGGCGACGGCCCGACGCCCGTCGGGAAGGTGTCGCTGATGGACCTCCACCACACGCGCCCCGAAATCTCGTACTGGGTGCTCCCGGAGTACCACGGGAACGGCTACGGTACCGAGGCCGTCGAACTGCTCGTCGACTACGCGTTCTCGGCACACGAGATCAGAGGCCTGCAGGCCCAGGCGTTCGCGCCGAACGAGGGGTCTGTCGGCGTGTTGGAGAATCTCGGATTCACCCACGAGGGGACGCTTCGAGACGCCCGGTTCCGCGACGGCGAGTACGTCGACGTGGTGTGGTACGGACTGCTCCGCGAGGAGTGGGAGGACAACTGA
- a CDS encoding LolA family protein, whose product MRADGASTRSPLVAVALAVALAASAAVGGVLAFGSPGAPTPDPIGLDASEAYDDVDGLQATRTTVVERGGETHRTVAEVRLRPGTQYRHIAVEAATDRRYELVVANGSALALYDRDANAVARFGLSGPVDPRTPGDRIEALFERLNVTAPDGSASTTASVSPLPVVPRTDDGPTPTATDAGHLRISFDGTATVDGREAYVLRVSEAAGAASDFEQTLWVDAEHFFPLKQRTEWADGGESASVTTTYENVTFDPGLGDDAFAFDAPANATVETLDTPEQTTYATVDRLREATDLAVPRPDVPVSFRLAYASKTNGEVSGVGVQYVSETGSLSVAKYSRTFPARGDRTVSLGETEAAVSVGSTTSVSWNCGDYRYTVRGQGVPVDVLVSVAKSVACE is encoded by the coding sequence ATGCGCGCGGACGGAGCGTCGACGCGGTCCCCGCTGGTCGCCGTAGCGCTCGCCGTCGCGCTCGCGGCGTCGGCGGCCGTCGGCGGCGTGCTGGCGTTCGGGTCGCCGGGGGCGCCGACGCCCGACCCCATCGGGCTCGACGCGAGCGAGGCGTACGACGACGTCGACGGCCTGCAGGCGACCCGCACCACGGTCGTCGAGCGCGGCGGCGAGACACACCGGACGGTCGCCGAGGTCCGCCTCCGGCCCGGCACCCAGTACCGGCACATCGCGGTCGAGGCGGCCACCGACCGACGGTACGAACTGGTGGTGGCCAACGGTTCCGCGCTCGCGCTCTACGACCGGGACGCCAACGCCGTGGCGCGATTCGGACTGTCCGGGCCGGTCGACCCGCGAACGCCCGGCGACCGCATCGAGGCGCTGTTCGAGCGACTGAACGTCACCGCGCCCGACGGTTCGGCGTCGACCACCGCGAGCGTCTCCCCGCTCCCGGTCGTGCCGCGGACGGACGACGGCCCGACGCCGACGGCCACCGACGCGGGCCACCTCCGCATTTCGTTCGACGGCACCGCGACCGTGGACGGCCGCGAAGCGTACGTTCTGCGCGTAAGCGAAGCGGCGGGCGCGGCGAGCGACTTCGAGCAGACGCTCTGGGTGGACGCGGAACACTTCTTCCCGCTGAAACAGCGCACCGAGTGGGCCGACGGCGGCGAGTCGGCGTCGGTGACGACGACCTACGAGAACGTCACGTTCGACCCCGGACTCGGCGACGACGCGTTCGCGTTCGACGCGCCCGCGAACGCCACCGTCGAGACGCTCGACACCCCCGAGCAGACGACGTACGCGACAGTCGACCGCTTGCGCGAGGCGACCGACCTCGCGGTTCCCCGGCCGGACGTCCCGGTGTCGTTCCGGCTGGCGTACGCGTCGAAGACGAACGGCGAGGTGTCGGGCGTCGGCGTGCAGTACGTCAGCGAGACCGGGAGCCTGTCGGTCGCGAAGTACAGTCGGACGTTCCCGGCGCGCGGCGACCGCACGGTGTCACTCGGCGAGACGGAGGCCGCGGTGTCGGTCGGTTCCACGACGTCGGTGTCGTGGAACTGCGGCGACTACCGGTACACGGTCCGCGGGCAGGGCGTCCCGGTGGACGTGCTCGTGAGCGTCGCGAAGTCGGTCGCCTGCGAGTGA
- a CDS encoding GNAT family N-acetyltransferase: MPGTLVTEGDDVVFRTVESEDAPLVQRSSADPRIRYSYGALHHRSLAEQEEGLEHWAEGDGNAVFVACVDDDRAPGHPEETTPIGCFSARNVDGDRAWLAYWLLPEFHGEGYGRDMAETGIGYVFRNFAVHGITAGAYDFNEASRGLLESLGFEEVARRRESRFIDGDYRDTVQYDLLRREWEG, translated from the coding sequence ATGCCGGGGACACTCGTCACCGAGGGCGACGACGTCGTGTTCCGTACCGTCGAATCTGAGGACGCGCCGCTCGTCCAGCGGTCGAGCGCCGACCCCCGCATCCGGTACTCGTACGGCGCCCTCCACCACCGGTCGCTCGCCGAGCAGGAGGAGGGACTCGAACACTGGGCGGAGGGCGACGGCAACGCGGTGTTCGTCGCGTGCGTCGATGACGACCGAGCGCCCGGTCACCCCGAGGAGACGACGCCCATCGGGTGTTTCTCCGCCCGGAACGTCGACGGTGACCGGGCGTGGCTGGCGTACTGGCTGCTCCCCGAGTTCCACGGCGAGGGCTACGGCCGCGACATGGCGGAGACCGGCATCGGCTACGTGTTCCGGAACTTCGCCGTCCACGGCATCACCGCGGGCGCCTACGACTTCAACGAGGCGTCCCGGGGCCTCCTCGAATCGCTGGGGTTCGAGGAGGTGGCGCGCCGCCGCGAGTCCCGGTTCATCGACGGCGACTACCGTGACACCGTCCAGTACGACCTGCTCCGGCGGGAGTGGGAGGGCTGA
- a CDS encoding NUDIX hydrolase, which yields MTGTARCVVRRDEELLVEEVFDGERAFRPLGRRVGDGESPEGAVEQEFSDVLGVGLNGLSPLGTYDGVRVFEADADATWVYAEEGFTVYDPESGETARVCWLHVDDFRKYGEKLRPEGLLGDL from the coding sequence ATGACGGGTACCGCGCGCTGTGTCGTGCGTCGCGACGAGGAGTTGTTGGTCGAGGAGGTCTTCGACGGCGAGCGCGCGTTCCGGCCGCTCGGTCGGCGAGTCGGCGACGGAGAGTCGCCCGAGGGCGCCGTCGAGCAGGAGTTCTCGGACGTGCTCGGCGTCGGTTTGAACGGCCTCTCGCCGCTCGGCACGTACGACGGCGTGCGCGTCTTCGAGGCGGACGCGGACGCGACGTGGGTGTACGCCGAGGAGGGGTTCACCGTCTACGACCCCGAGTCCGGCGAGACGGCGCGGGTGTGTTGGCTCCACGTCGACGACTTCCGAAAGTACGGCGAGAAACTGCGGCCCGAGGGGTTGCTCGGGGACCTCTAA
- a CDS encoding GNAT family N-acetyltransferase — MPGPVVARGERVTFRTVEREDAEFRQRAATDPRLRYPLGMPTHFSGAEAESLVEQYDEGSDRLAYVVCLDDEDAPEGHPDEDDTTRIGLVHAYDVDTERAHLAYWLLPEYHGEGYGRESASLLVDLAFRTSSVHGVGAGAFAFNDASRGVLESLGFTQEYRHREAEFVDGAYRDFVEYGLLRREWAEE, encoded by the coding sequence ATGCCGGGGCCGGTCGTGGCGCGCGGCGAGCGCGTGACGTTCCGCACGGTCGAGCGCGAGGACGCCGAGTTCCGCCAGCGCGCGGCGACCGACCCCCGCCTCCGGTACCCGTTGGGGATGCCCACTCACTTCAGCGGCGCCGAGGCGGAGAGCCTCGTGGAGCAGTACGACGAGGGGAGCGACCGCCTCGCGTACGTCGTCTGTCTGGACGACGAGGACGCCCCAGAGGGTCACCCGGACGAGGACGACACGACGCGAATCGGCCTCGTACACGCCTACGACGTGGACACCGAGCGCGCGCACCTCGCGTACTGGCTGCTCCCCGAGTACCACGGCGAGGGCTACGGTCGCGAGTCGGCGTCCCTGCTCGTCGACCTCGCGTTCCGCACGTCGTCGGTCCACGGCGTCGGCGCCGGCGCGTTCGCGTTCAACGACGCGTCCCGCGGCGTCCTCGAATCGCTGGGGTTCACGCAGGAGTACCGACACCGCGAGGCGGAGTTCGTGGACGGCGCGTACCGGGACTTCGTGGAGTACGGTCTGTTGCGCCGCGAGTGGGCCGAAGAATAA
- a CDS encoding GNAT family N-acetyltransferase, producing MYARDAKKHEEVWLLDRLDEFGFEDPAFRSRDYVLAVDEDTRERAGFARFRVHSGDATADDERVCEFTNIGVREDWRGRGVGAHLLEHLVEEAGAQGIDGAYALTDEGDYLTQFGFERVDESDLPAPLPERLAAVREYQPEAESLYLSFADFEMPDRLRRRFADDEDDGDEESAEDFGIDPDTATYKYDTGG from the coding sequence ATGTACGCCCGCGACGCGAAGAAACACGAGGAGGTGTGGTTGCTAGACCGCCTCGACGAGTTCGGGTTCGAGGACCCGGCGTTCCGCTCGCGGGACTACGTCCTCGCCGTCGACGAGGACACCCGCGAGCGCGCCGGGTTCGCGCGGTTCCGGGTTCACTCGGGCGACGCGACGGCGGACGACGAGCGCGTCTGCGAGTTCACGAACATCGGCGTGCGCGAGGACTGGCGCGGTCGCGGCGTCGGCGCCCACCTCCTCGAACACCTCGTGGAGGAGGCGGGCGCACAGGGCATCGACGGCGCGTACGCGCTCACCGACGAGGGCGACTACCTGACGCAGTTCGGGTTCGAGCGCGTCGACGAGAGCGACCTGCCGGCGCCGCTCCCGGAGCGCCTCGCCGCGGTCCGCGAGTACCAGCCCGAGGCCGAGTCGCTGTACCTCTCGTTCGCCGACTTCGAGATGCCGGACCGGCTCCGCCGGCGGTTCGCGGACGACGAGGACGACGGCGACGAGGAGTCCGCCGAGGACTTCGGCATCGACCCGGACACGGCGACGTACAAGTACGACACCGGCGGCTGA
- a CDS encoding GNAT family N-acetyltransferase → MPGPIVEVGDDLVLRTVEREDAAFVQRLFADPFARLGFHESTAKTESEVEELIEEQVEDGDNVGYMVCRDDDSADYDHPDDDETTRVAFVYGHHVDRDRPSLAFWIPPERREDGVGAAALELVLDSLFRTYDAHSVGATVVGGDDYAASVVEGAGFVEEGYGREVQFVEGEYRDVTEYGLLREEWSED, encoded by the coding sequence ATGCCGGGACCAATCGTCGAGGTCGGCGACGACCTCGTGTTGCGCACCGTCGAGCGCGAGGACGCGGCGTTCGTCCAGCGACTGTTCGCGGACCCGTTCGCTCGCCTCGGCTTCCACGAGAGCACCGCGAAAACCGAGTCCGAGGTCGAGGAACTCATCGAGGAGCAGGTCGAGGACGGCGACAACGTCGGCTACATGGTGTGTCGGGACGACGACAGCGCGGACTACGACCACCCCGACGACGACGAGACGACGCGCGTGGCGTTCGTCTACGGCCACCACGTCGACCGCGACCGGCCGTCGCTGGCGTTCTGGATTCCGCCCGAGCGCCGGGAGGACGGCGTCGGTGCGGCCGCACTCGAACTGGTGTTGGATTCCCTGTTCCGCACGTACGACGCCCACAGCGTCGGCGCGACCGTCGTTGGCGGCGACGACTACGCGGCGTCCGTCGTCGAGGGCGCTGGCTTCGTCGAGGAGGGGTACGGCCGCGAGGTCCAGTTCGTCGAGGGCGAGTACCGGGACGTGACCGAGTACGGACTGCTCCGCGAGGAGTGGAGCGAGGACTGA
- a CDS encoding AMP-binding protein encodes MDSLDEVDEIVHEPTQEFVESTNVWQFMQAHDVADYDELIERTTTDLDWFWGELPDYLGLEFHERWDAVRDETDGPQFTQWYPGAKLNVAHNTLDRHARVNSGTRNHVACIWEGEGGEVRQQTYHDLHRQANKVANALTDRGIGEGDTVGLYMPMVPEVQSILYGIFKVGAIAVPIFSGFGVDATATRIEDSECSVLFTGDGFYRRGDEITLKETADEAIEQAGHVEHTIVYDRLGIADSEDKTLRWTRRDEWWDETVAEQDDEFETRVMDASDPCMLLYSSGTTGKPKGIVHTHGGALVQPAKEIHFGFDQKPGDRFFWVSDIGWMMGPWTLIGNHAFGGTIVMYEGAPDYPEPDRFWEMIDRHGVTQFGISPTAIRALRKYGDDYVEGHDLSTLRLLGSTGEPWDPESWQWFYEEIGGGDTPIINISGGTEVFGCFLMPMPIQGLKPCTLGGPGLGMDIDIVDEDGASIADEHERGYLVARSSNPAMTKSLWSGDERYLEEYWSRFEDVWNHGDWAQKDTDGFWFLHGRADDAINVAGRKVGPAEVEGALIDHADVNQAAAVGVPDDTTGEAVVAYVILEDGVEVADALREELREHVGEELGKPFRPREILFVDEFPKTQSGKIIRRAIEGAYTGEDIGDLSSIENPDALAKLKEAR; translated from the coding sequence ATGGATTCGCTCGACGAGGTGGACGAAATCGTCCACGAGCCGACCCAGGAGTTCGTCGAGTCCACGAACGTCTGGCAGTTCATGCAGGCCCACGACGTCGCGGACTACGACGAACTCATCGAGCGCACGACCACCGACCTCGACTGGTTCTGGGGCGAACTCCCGGACTACCTCGGGTTGGAGTTCCACGAGCGGTGGGACGCCGTGCGCGACGAGACGGACGGCCCGCAGTTCACGCAGTGGTACCCGGGCGCGAAACTGAACGTCGCGCACAACACGCTCGACCGGCACGCGCGCGTGAATTCGGGGACGCGCAACCACGTCGCGTGCATCTGGGAGGGCGAGGGCGGCGAGGTCCGCCAGCAGACCTACCACGACCTCCACCGGCAGGCGAACAAGGTGGCCAACGCCCTGACCGACCGCGGCATCGGCGAGGGCGACACGGTCGGTCTCTACATGCCGATGGTGCCGGAGGTCCAGAGCATCCTCTACGGCATCTTCAAGGTCGGCGCCATCGCGGTCCCCATCTTCTCCGGGTTCGGCGTGGACGCCACCGCCACGCGCATCGAGGACTCGGAGTGTTCGGTGCTGTTCACCGGGGACGGCTTCTACCGGCGCGGCGACGAGATTACGCTGAAGGAGACCGCCGACGAGGCCATCGAGCAGGCCGGCCACGTCGAACACACCATCGTCTACGACCGCCTCGGCATCGCGGACAGCGAGGACAAGACCCTGCGGTGGACGCGCCGCGACGAGTGGTGGGACGAGACGGTCGCCGAACAGGACGACGAGTTCGAGACGCGCGTGATGGACGCCAGCGACCCCTGTATGCTCCTGTACTCGTCGGGAACCACGGGGAAGCCGAAGGGCATCGTCCACACGCACGGCGGCGCGCTCGTCCAGCCCGCCAAGGAGATTCACTTCGGGTTCGACCAGAAGCCCGGCGACCGCTTCTTCTGGGTGTCGGACATCGGGTGGATGATGGGGCCGTGGACGCTCATCGGGAACCACGCGTTCGGCGGCACCATCGTGATGTACGAGGGCGCGCCGGACTACCCCGAACCCGACCGCTTCTGGGAGATGATAGACCGCCACGGCGTCACCCAGTTCGGCATCTCGCCGACCGCGATTCGCGCGCTCCGCAAGTACGGCGACGACTACGTGGAGGGCCACGACCTCTCCACGTTGCGCCTGCTCGGGTCGACAGGCGAACCGTGGGACCCCGAGTCCTGGCAGTGGTTCTACGAGGAAATCGGTGGCGGCGACACGCCCATCATCAACATCTCCGGCGGGACCGAGGTGTTCGGCTGTTTCCTGATGCCGATGCCGATTCAGGGACTCAAGCCCTGCACGCTCGGCGGTCCCGGCCTCGGGATGGACATCGACATCGTGGACGAGGACGGCGCGAGCATCGCGGACGAGCACGAACGGGGCTACCTCGTCGCGCGGTCCTCGAACCCCGCGATGACAAAGAGCCTCTGGAGCGGCGACGAGCGATATCTCGAGGAGTACTGGTCGCGCTTCGAGGACGTGTGGAACCACGGCGACTGGGCCCAGAAGGACACCGACGGCTTCTGGTTCCTGCACGGGCGCGCCGACGACGCCATCAACGTCGCCGGGCGCAAAGTCGGTCCCGCCGAGGTGGAGGGCGCGCTCATCGACCACGCGGACGTGAATCAGGCCGCCGCGGTCGGCGTCCCCGACGACACCACGGGCGAGGCCGTCGTCGCGTACGTGATTCTCGAAGACGGCGTCGAGGTCGCGGACGCGCTCCGCGAGGAACTCCGCGAGCACGTCGGCGAGGAACTCGGCAAGCCGTTCCGCCCGCGGGAAATCCTGTTCGTCGACGAGTTCCCGAAGACCCAGTCCGGGAAAATCATCCGGCGCGCCATCGAGGGCGCGTACACGGGCGAGGACATCGGCGACCTCTCCAGCATCGAGAACCCGGACGCGCTCGCGAAACTCAAGGAAGCCCGCTAG
- a CDS encoding class I adenylate-forming enzyme family protein codes for METLADVVGSLDDPDRPAVRAGRVHDARETRSRIYKTGNALRHRGVREDAGVAILDVAAPQAIHAFFGAALLGSTVRFGPDRVVESRVLAGPTERLGEYDLPPGGQRVGWGSPPADPSWMHFERDVWSENPAFPEPDVTAATGVLPGVTHGELVAAAESVAAELDGEDVVAVRAPLSHPGTVAAGVVAPLVAGASVLLPSDGETGTVAVTTGDAPEERAILPDDAAPE; via the coding sequence ATGGAGACGCTCGCTGACGTTGTCGGTTCGTTGGACGACCCGGACCGCCCGGCGGTTCGCGCGGGGCGAGTACACGACGCGCGGGAGACGCGCTCTCGCATCTACAAGACGGGGAACGCGCTCCGACACCGGGGCGTGCGGGAGGACGCGGGCGTGGCGATTCTGGACGTCGCCGCGCCGCAGGCCATCCACGCGTTCTTCGGCGCGGCGCTGCTCGGGTCGACGGTTCGGTTCGGCCCGGACCGCGTGGTCGAGAGCCGCGTGCTCGCGGGGCCGACCGAGCGCCTCGGCGAGTACGACCTGCCGCCGGGCGGCCAGCGCGTCGGCTGGGGGTCGCCGCCCGCGGACCCGTCGTGGATGCACTTCGAGCGCGACGTGTGGAGCGAGAACCCCGCGTTCCCGGAGCCCGACGTGACCGCGGCGACCGGAGTCCTGCCGGGCGTGACACACGGCGAACTGGTGGCGGCCGCCGAGTCGGTCGCGGCGGAGTTAGACGGCGAGGACGTCGTCGCGGTGCGCGCGCCGCTCTCGCATCCGGGAACGGTTGCGGCGGGCGTCGTCGCGCCGCTGGTCGCCGGTGCGTCGGTGCTGTTGCCGTCGGACGGGGAGACCGGTACCGTCGCGGTGACGACCGGAGACGCCCCCGAGGAGCGCGCGATTCTGCCGGACGACGCGGCCCCTGAGTGA
- a CDS encoding S66 family peptidase: protein MPSEFVTPPAMEPGDSVAVLAPSSGGAQDARHLLELALDRLRDTFDLEPVVYPTARQGNDFLADHPRARAADLHAAFRDPEISGVFATIGGADQLRVLKHLDGDVLREHATRFYGMSDNSNVGLYLWREGVVSYNGAQLLNEIATPGGVPEYTERYCRRAFFEETLGELEPSEAWTDEPSRWWTDPSLMGERPEYEPNPGWRWAGGDESATGRLWGGCLSIVDWHLASDRYLPDPARLDGQILCVETSEYVPLPGDVGGSLMAMGERGLLERFGAVLLGRPPTRSHVADPPRGDRDAYREAVYDAVAEQVERYNPDAPVVMGLDWGHTNPIAPLPIGREATVDPEAERVVVR from the coding sequence ATGCCCAGTGAGTTCGTCACGCCGCCAGCGATGGAACCCGGCGACAGCGTCGCCGTCCTCGCGCCCTCATCCGGCGGCGCACAGGACGCCCGCCACCTCCTCGAACTGGCCCTCGACCGCCTCCGCGACACCTTCGACCTCGAACCCGTCGTGTACCCGACGGCGCGACAGGGCAACGACTTCCTCGCCGACCACCCGCGGGCGCGAGCCGCCGACCTCCACGCGGCGTTCCGCGACCCCGAGATTTCGGGGGTGTTCGCGACCATCGGCGGCGCCGACCAACTGCGCGTGCTGAAACACCTCGACGGCGACGTGCTCCGCGAGCACGCGACGCGGTTCTACGGCATGAGCGACAACTCGAACGTGGGCCTCTACCTCTGGCGCGAGGGCGTCGTCTCCTACAACGGCGCGCAGTTGCTGAACGAAATCGCGACGCCGGGCGGCGTCCCCGAGTACACCGAGCGCTACTGCCGGCGGGCGTTCTTCGAGGAGACGCTCGGCGAACTCGAACCGAGCGAGGCGTGGACCGACGAGCCGAGTCGCTGGTGGACCGACCCGAGTCTGATGGGCGAGCGACCCGAGTACGAACCGAACCCCGGCTGGCGGTGGGCGGGCGGCGACGAGTCCGCGACGGGGCGGCTCTGGGGCGGCTGTCTGTCCATCGTAGACTGGCATCTCGCCAGCGACCGCTACCTCCCCGACCCCGCGCGACTGGACGGCCAGATTCTCTGCGTAGAGACCTCCGAGTACGTCCCGCTCCCCGGTGACGTCGGCGGGAGCCTGATGGCGATGGGCGAACGCGGCCTGTTAGAGCGCTTCGGCGCCGTTCTCCTCGGCCGACCGCCCACGCGGAGCCACGTCGCCGACCCGCCCCGCGGTGACCGCGACGCGTACCGTGAGGCGGTCTACGACGCGGTCGCCGAGCAGGTCGAGCGATACAACCCCGACGCCCCCGTCGTGATGGGGCTGGACTGGGGGCACACGAACCCGATTGCGCCGCTCCCGATAGGGCGCGAGGCGACCGTCGACCCCGAGGCCGAGCGCGTCGTCGTGCGGTAG